One segment of Thermodesulfovibrio sp. 3907-1M DNA contains the following:
- a CDS encoding branched-chain amino acid ABC transporter permease — MIILQILLNGILLGGFYALIGVGFSLVWGVTNIINLAHGAIALLGAYITLFLFQHYGFDPFLSLPFSFIPLFIFGYILQRFLLNLVVKAQIFMLLILTFGIEIFLVNFMTTFFSADFRSVTPDYAGESLIVGNIVIPYIRLGVFAICVLITLLLSLFLNKTWTGKAIKATSLDIDAAMMVGINPAKIFAITFAIASGLAGVAGSLFSLTQAFSPSVAGALTLRAFIVSILGGLGRVEGALLGGIILGIVETLSSYIIGESYKNAITLAIMVLVLVIKPTGILGKKYFAEVKH; from the coding sequence ATGATAATATTACAAATTCTTCTGAATGGTATTCTTCTTGGTGGTTTTTATGCTCTTATTGGTGTTGGTTTTTCTCTTGTCTGGGGAGTAACAAATATAATTAACCTTGCTCACGGAGCAATAGCTCTTTTAGGAGCATATATTACTTTATTTTTATTTCAGCATTATGGGTTTGATCCTTTCTTAAGTCTTCCATTCAGTTTTATACCTCTTTTTATCTTTGGATACATTTTGCAAAGGTTTTTACTCAATCTGGTTGTAAAAGCTCAAATTTTTATGCTTCTCATTTTAACCTTTGGCATAGAAATATTTCTTGTAAACTTTATGACAACTTTTTTCTCGGCAGACTTCAGATCTGTTACTCCTGACTATGCAGGAGAAAGTTTAATAGTGGGAAATATTGTTATACCGTATATAAGATTGGGTGTATTTGCGATATGCGTGTTAATTACATTACTTTTAAGTCTATTTCTCAATAAAACATGGACAGGAAAAGCAATTAAAGCCACATCTCTTGATATTGATGCTGCAATGATGGTGGGAATAAACCCAGCAAAAATTTTTGCTATAACCTTTGCAATTGCTTCAGGATTGGCAGGAGTTGCTGGAAGTCTTTTCTCATTAACTCAGGCATTTTCTCCATCTGTTGCAGGCGCTCTAACTTTAAGAGCTTTTATTGTAAGTATTCTTGGCGGACTTGGAAGAGTTGAAGGAGCTCTTTTAGGTGGAATCATCCTTGGAATTGTGGAAACATTGAGTTCTTACATTATTGGAGAAAGTTATAAAAATGCTATTACTCTGGCAATAATGGTTTTGGTTCTTGTAATAAAACCAACAGGAATCTTGGGGAAAAAATACTTTGCGGAGGTAAAGCATTGA
- a CDS encoding branched-chain amino acid ABC transporter permease — protein MKKSVILFFVFITILILLPFLVSGYWLRVLTQTFMFAAIATGSNIIIGFTGYPAFGNIAFFGIGAYVTGVLMTKYNLSFILTLPFCALSGFLIATLLGIPLLRLKGHYFAIATIGVMEAIKEIVDNMTEITGGGMGLTLPIMEGDPAYIYKFFYYAILSIMLLTVVIAFLIFRSKFGYALRAIRIDEDAASVMGINTSLFKTISWAISGALVGIAGGAYAYWLTYIDSSTVFQTSYSVKMFAMILLGGGTTVLGPMIGAFILELVSELVWSKFIEIHGMILGLLIILIVIFIPKGLFETFKGGFSFKRIIINLRENKL, from the coding sequence ATGAAAAAAAGTGTTATCTTATTTTTTGTATTTATTACCATATTAATTTTACTTCCATTTTTAGTGTCAGGATACTGGCTAAGAGTTCTTACTCAGACCTTCATGTTTGCAGCCATAGCTACTGGAAGTAATATAATCATAGGATTTACAGGATATCCAGCCTTTGGAAATATAGCATTTTTTGGAATAGGAGCATATGTAACTGGAGTATTAATGACAAAGTATAATCTGTCTTTTATACTTACTCTTCCCTTCTGTGCATTGTCAGGATTTCTGATTGCTACACTTTTAGGTATACCGCTTTTAAGACTTAAAGGACACTATTTTGCAATTGCTACAATTGGAGTAATGGAAGCAATAAAAGAAATCGTAGACAATATGACAGAAATAACAGGCGGAGGCATGGGACTTACATTGCCTATTATGGAAGGTGATCCTGCTTATATATATAAATTTTTCTACTATGCAATTCTTTCAATAATGCTGCTTACTGTTGTAATAGCTTTTTTAATATTTCGTTCGAAATTTGGATATGCTTTAAGAGCAATCAGAATTGATGAAGATGCAGCATCTGTAATGGGTATAAATACATCACTTTTTAAAACAATATCCTGGGCTATAAGTGGAGCTCTTGTCGGCATAGCTGGTGGAGCATATGCTTACTGGTTAACATATATTGACTCTTCTACAGTTTTTCAAACTTCCTATTCTGTAAAAATGTTTGCAATGATTTTGCTTGGTGGTGGAACAACTGTCCTGGGTCCAATGATAGGAGCTTTTATTCTTGAGCTTGTCTCAGAACTGGTATGGAGCAAATTTATAGAAATTCACGGAATGATACTCGGACTGTTGATTATATTAATTGTCATATTTATACCAAAGGGATTATTTGAGACATTTAAAGGAGGCTTTTCATTTAAAAGAATTATTATCAACTTGAGAGAAAACAAACTATGA
- a CDS encoding ABC transporter ATP-binding protein yields the protein MIILETKNLAKKYGGLEVLNNVNLKVYKGEILGLIGPNGAGKTTLMNLICRLTDITKGEIYYKGELINNKKTYEISKMGIARTFQVVKPFKGLTVLENVMVGAFYGRKNAKTRAEAKDIAMEALKIVGLLNEKDREPSILPIAQRKKLELARALAMDPELLILDEVMAGLNPKELDDIMKEILLLKERGITIIAIEHVMKVIMGISDRVVVLHLGELICEGKPHEVCNNPQVIEAYLGNKFAQRGVA from the coding sequence ATGATAATACTTGAAACAAAAAATCTTGCAAAAAAATATGGTGGACTTGAGGTTTTAAACAATGTAAATCTCAAAGTATACAAAGGAGAAATTCTCGGATTAATAGGTCCTAATGGTGCTGGAAAAACAACTTTAATGAATCTTATATGTCGCCTGACTGACATAACAAAGGGTGAAATTTATTACAAAGGAGAATTAATAAACAATAAAAAAACATACGAAATCTCAAAAATGGGAATAGCAAGAACATTTCAAGTTGTTAAACCTTTCAAGGGACTAACAGTTCTGGAAAATGTTATGGTTGGAGCATTTTATGGCAGAAAAAATGCAAAAACCAGAGCAGAAGCAAAAGATATAGCAATGGAAGCATTAAAAATAGTTGGACTCTTAAATGAAAAAGACAGAGAGCCCAGCATTCTACCAATCGCTCAGCGTAAAAAACTTGAACTTGCAAGAGCACTGGCAATGGACCCTGAGCTTTTAATACTTGATGAGGTTATGGCAGGACTTAATCCAAAAGAGCTTGATGATATAATGAAAGAGATTCTGCTTTTGAAAGAAAGAGGAATAACAATAATAGCAATTGAGCATGTTATGAAAGTTATCATGGGAATATCAGATAGAGTTGTTGTTTTACACTTGGGAGAGCTTATTTGCGAGGGAAAACCTCATGAAGTCTGTAATAATCCTCAAGTAATTGAAGCCTATTTAGGAAATAAATTTGCACAAAGAGGGGTGGCATAA
- a CDS encoding ABC transporter ATP-binding protein — MKFFEVKNLNTGYGDLQILRNVSLEINKGEIVALLGSNGAGKSTLMRAIAGRLRVWNGEIIFKDKNIANLLPDRIVKLGISLCPERRRIFSGMTVKENLEIGAYQRRNGLRERMEKVFSIFPRLYERKNHLGGDLSGGEQQMLAIGRALMNEPELLLIDEFTLGLAPTIIEILVDVVKKINKSGVSILLVEQDVHMALEISDRAYVMEVGEITISGNSKELLENPQIKEAYLGM; from the coding sequence ATGAAATTTTTCGAGGTAAAAAATCTCAATACAGGTTATGGTGATCTGCAGATATTAAGAAATGTTTCTCTTGAAATCAATAAAGGAGAAATAGTTGCTCTTCTTGGCTCAAATGGAGCTGGAAAAAGCACATTAATGCGAGCAATTGCAGGAAGACTGAGAGTATGGAATGGAGAAATCATTTTTAAAGACAAAAATATTGCCAATCTTTTACCTGATAGAATTGTTAAACTTGGAATAAGCCTTTGTCCAGAAAGAAGAAGAATATTCTCTGGTATGACCGTAAAAGAAAATCTTGAAATAGGAGCATATCAGAGAAGAAATGGATTAAGAGAAAGAATGGAAAAAGTTTTCTCCATTTTCCCAAGACTTTATGAAAGAAAAAATCATCTTGGTGGAGACCTTTCTGGTGGTGAGCAACAAATGCTCGCAATTGGAAGAGCACTAATGAACGAGCCTGAACTTCTTTTAATAGATGAATTTACTTTGGGGCTTGCTCCTACAATAATTGAAATTCTTGTTGATGTGGTGAAAAAAATTAACAAATCCGGAGTAAGTATTTTACTGGTTGAACAGGATGTTCATATGGCACTGGAAATAAGTGACAGAGCATATGTTATGGAAGTTGGAGAAATAACAATCTCGGGAAATTCAAAAGAACTTCTTGAAAATCCACAAATAAAAGAAGCTTACTTAGGAATGTAA
- a CDS encoding universal stress protein, with the protein MALYRRILVCIDGSEESFHAFEEAVRFAKEKNIFVLTVAPSYHGDLSLLGIGVSVEEISKPYKENLSKAKDIAEKHQVLVKTLYEEGEPFEKIIDVCEEISADLIVMGKKGISALQQVLMGSVTERVIGYSNTDVLVVPKNSTIKWNRCLVAVDVSKYGEKVCSKAIDIARDYQSEINLISAVEVPSAVFAVKPELYDEQVNKTKKYLKELELRFHGENISTRIFIEEGEPYKKILEKAEQIQADIIVVGSHGRTGLKRLLMGSTCQRVIGLSKVPVLVVKS; encoded by the coding sequence ATGGCACTTTACAGAAGAATCCTTGTATGCATTGATGGCTCAGAGGAGAGTTTCCATGCTTTTGAAGAGGCTGTTAGATTTGCAAAGGAAAAAAACATTTTTGTCCTAACTGTTGCTCCATCCTATCATGGAGATCTAAGTCTTTTAGGTATTGGAGTATCTGTTGAGGAGATTAGTAAACCTTATAAGGAAAATCTTTCAAAAGCTAAGGATATAGCTGAGAAACATCAAGTTCTCGTGAAAACTCTTTATGAAGAAGGAGAACCCTTTGAAAAGATTATTGATGTATGCGAGGAAATCTCAGCAGACTTAATAGTTATGGGCAAAAAAGGGATAAGTGCTCTTCAGCAGGTTTTAATGGGAAGTGTGACAGAAAGAGTGATTGGTTATAGTAACACTGATGTTTTAGTTGTTCCAAAAAATTCAACGATTAAGTGGAATAGATGTCTTGTGGCTGTTGATGTTTCAAAATATGGTGAAAAAGTTTGCAGTAAAGCAATAGATATTGCAAGAGATTATCAATCAGAGATAAACCTGATTTCTGCAGTAGAAGTCCCTTCAGCAGTTTTTGCAGTTAAGCCTGAACTTTACGATGAACAGGTAAATAAAACAAAGAAATACTTAAAAGAGCTTGAGCTTAGATTTCATGGTGAGAACATATCTACCAGAATTTTCATAGAAGAAGGAGAGCCTTACAAAAAGATTCTTGAGAAAGCAGAGCAGATTCAGGCTGATATAATTGTTGTTGGTTCTCATGGCAGAACAGGGCTTAAGAGGCTTCTTATGGGAAGCACCTGTCAGAGAGTAATCGGGCTTTCAAAGGTGCCTGTCCTGGTCGTAAAATCATAA
- a CDS encoding sulfite exporter TauE/SafE family protein, translated as MIEVTTNFVDLNWMNVMYLFFVGLVGGLVSGFIGSGGAFVLTPGMMSMGVPGLVAVASNMCHKFPKALVGAIKRAKFGQVDVKLGIVMGASAEAGVLFGAHIQEYIKKTFGDAGSNLYVSMAFVVVLGIVGTYVLLDAMKTKNNDKLNKPEGTTKIAKWIQSIHIPGTMVYFRSLNAKISVLFTIPLGFATGMLAATIAVGGFIGVPAMMYVLGAPAIMASATELVIAFVMGLVGSFKYAMSGFVDIRLAMIILAGSLFGVQLGAIGTTYVKDYMIKIVMGVIMLIVLVSRGLMVPVYLGQLGIISPLSGATVTTLKTVSFAIMVTALVVGAGIICTALFKGLRAERKTQKIVATSSVAVK; from the coding sequence ATGATTGAAGTTACAACAAATTTTGTTGACTTAAACTGGATGAATGTAATGTATCTATTCTTTGTAGGACTTGTAGGAGGACTTGTAAGTGGATTTATTGGTTCAGGTGGAGCTTTTGTTCTGACACCCGGAATGATGAGTATGGGAGTTCCAGGGCTTGTGGCTGTTGCATCAAATATGTGTCATAAGTTTCCAAAGGCACTTGTAGGAGCTATAAAAAGAGCTAAATTCGGTCAGGTTGATGTTAAGCTTGGTATCGTGATGGGAGCCTCTGCTGAGGCAGGAGTTTTATTCGGTGCTCATATTCAGGAATACATAAAGAAAACATTCGGTGATGCAGGTTCGAATCTCTATGTAAGTATGGCTTTTGTTGTTGTTCTTGGTATCGTAGGCACATATGTCCTTTTAGATGCGATGAAGACTAAAAATAACGATAAATTAAACAAACCTGAAGGAACTACAAAAATTGCAAAGTGGATTCAGTCAATCCACATTCCAGGAACTATGGTTTATTTCAGAAGCCTCAATGCAAAAATTTCTGTTCTTTTTACAATTCCACTTGGTTTTGCAACAGGCATGCTTGCGGCAACAATTGCAGTGGGAGGATTTATTGGAGTTCCTGCTATGATGTATGTGCTTGGTGCACCAGCAATAATGGCATCTGCAACTGAGCTTGTCATCGCCTTTGTTATGGGTCTGGTTGGTTCATTTAAATATGCGATGAGCGGATTTGTAGATATTAGACTTGCAATGATAATTCTGGCAGGTTCTCTTTTCGGTGTCCAGCTTGGCGCAATAGGAACTACCTATGTTAAAGATTATATGATTAAAATCGTCATGGGAGTTATCATGCTGATTGTGCTTGTTAGCCGAGGCTTAATGGTTCCAGTTTATCTCGGTCAGCTTGGAATAATATCTCCTTTATCAGGTGCTACAGTTACCACTCTTAAAACTGTAAGCTTCGCTATTATGGTAACAGCTCTTGTAGTGGGAGCAGGAATTATATGTACAGCGTTATTTAAGGGCCTACGGGCAGAGAGGAAAACACAAAAGATTGTTGCAACCTCTTCCGTTGCTGTTAAGTAG
- the lon gene encoding endopeptidase La, which yields MKLFKKTDKIDETRSTIVEELRRKILQSGMPSQVRDIALAELDLLSKMNPAAAEYTITLTYIEYLTTLPWNKKTADNLDLERAERILNERHYGLYGVKNRILEHLAVKILSSNRNPRILIVDDEEIARKNLEHILRKENYDVVSAKNGAEAFKLLDEQEFEIVLTDIKMEGLDGFAILDKVKAKYPNTKVIMITAYAAVDNAVEAIKKGAFHYIAKPFKIEEIKLSIKQASEDRVSTISTKGSILCFAGPPGTGKTSLGKSIADALGRKFARISLGGIKDEAEIRGHRRTYAGAKPGRIIEEIRRTGVANPVLMLDEIDKICQDFKGDPASALLEALDPEQNHAFIDHYLDVPFDLSGVMFIVTANIPDNIQPALLDRMEVIEFSGYTEEEKKNIALKHLIPKQTTEQGLTEFPPEFTDEAILKIIQEYTREAGIRNLERMIATICRKLATEVVKGSKPKTPVKITPEMVEKYLGPRRYYFEVADAKNRVGVVTGLVWTETGGDIIFVEAAKMKGKRELILTGSLGNIMRESAQAALSYIKSNASVFGISEEIFENQDIHIHVPQGAIPKDGPSAGATIAMALISLFTNRPAKRDVAITGELTLSGRILPVGGIKEKILAAKRAGVKTVIVPHRNKVDIDNLPEDFKKGLKIIFMEKIEDVVDIVLI from the coding sequence ATGAAACTTTTCAAAAAAACAGATAAGATTGATGAAACCAGGAGTACTATAGTTGAAGAACTGAGAAGAAAAATTCTTCAATCTGGAATGCCTTCTCAGGTAAGAGATATTGCTCTTGCAGAGCTTGATCTGCTTTCAAAGATGAATCCTGCAGCAGCAGAATACACTATTACTCTAACCTACATAGAATACCTTACAACACTTCCATGGAATAAAAAAACAGCTGATAATCTTGACTTGGAAAGAGCAGAAAGAATTTTGAATGAAAGGCATTATGGTCTTTATGGTGTTAAAAATAGAATTCTTGAACATCTTGCAGTAAAAATTCTGTCTTCAAATAGGAATCCAAGAATATTAATAGTTGATGATGAAGAAATAGCGAGAAAAAATCTTGAACACATTTTAAGAAAAGAAAACTATGATGTGGTTAGTGCTAAAAATGGAGCAGAAGCTTTCAAACTTCTTGATGAGCAAGAATTTGAAATAGTGCTTACTGATATCAAAATGGAGGGATTAGATGGCTTTGCCATACTGGATAAAGTAAAGGCAAAATATCCAAATACAAAAGTTATAATGATAACAGCCTATGCCGCTGTTGATAATGCCGTTGAAGCAATAAAAAAAGGAGCCTTTCACTATATTGCCAAACCTTTTAAAATAGAAGAAATAAAACTATCAATAAAACAGGCATCAGAAGATAGAGTTTCAACAATCTCCACAAAAGGCTCCATCCTGTGCTTTGCAGGTCCACCTGGAACGGGAAAAACATCTCTCGGAAAATCAATTGCAGATGCTCTTGGAAGAAAATTTGCAAGAATCTCACTCGGTGGGATAAAAGATGAGGCAGAAATAAGAGGACACAGAAGAACCTATGCTGGTGCAAAACCCGGCAGAATAATAGAGGAAATTCGCAGAACAGGAGTTGCCAACCCTGTTTTAATGCTTGATGAAATTGATAAAATCTGTCAGGACTTCAAGGGAGACCCTGCTTCAGCGCTCCTTGAAGCTCTTGATCCTGAACAAAATCATGCATTTATTGACCATTATCTTGATGTTCCTTTTGACCTTTCTGGAGTTATGTTCATAGTAACTGCAAATATACCTGATAATATACAACCAGCTCTCCTTGACAGAATGGAAGTCATAGAGTTTTCAGGATACACAGAAGAAGAAAAGAAAAACATAGCATTAAAACATTTAATTCCTAAACAGACAACTGAGCAGGGTCTTACTGAGTTTCCTCCTGAGTTCACTGATGAGGCTATTTTAAAAATTATTCAGGAATATACAAGAGAAGCCGGGATAAGAAATCTTGAAAGAATGATCGCAACAATATGCAGAAAACTGGCAACTGAAGTTGTAAAAGGAAGTAAACCAAAAACTCCAGTAAAAATAACTCCAGAAATGGTGGAAAAATATCTTGGTCCAAGAAGATATTACTTTGAAGTGGCGGATGCAAAAAATAGGGTAGGAGTTGTAACAGGACTCGTATGGACAGAAACAGGTGGTGATATCATTTTCGTAGAAGCAGCTAAAATGAAAGGTAAAAGAGAGCTAATTCTTACTGGTTCTCTTGGAAACATAATGAGAGAATCTGCCCAGGCAGCGCTGAGCTATATAAAAAGCAATGCTTCTGTGTTTGGCATTTCAGAAGAGATATTTGAAAATCAGGACATACACATTCATGTCCCCCAGGGAGCAATTCCAAAAGATGGACCATCAGCCGGAGCAACAATAGCAATGGCTTTGATTTCTTTGTTTACAAACAGACCGGCAAAGAGGGATGTGGCAATTACTGGAGAACTTACTTTAAGTGGAAGAATACTTCCTGTTGGTGGTATTAAAGAAAAAATTTTAGCAGCAAAGAGAGCAGGAGTAAAAACAGTCATAGTTCCTCACAGAAACAAAGTAGATATTGATAATCTACCAGAGGACTTTAAAAAAGGATTGAAAATTATATTTATGGAAAAGATTGAAGATGTTGTTGATATAGTGTTGATTTAA